Proteins from one Deinococcus sedimenti genomic window:
- a CDS encoding O-antigen ligase family protein: MTAPTVRSRLTTALEWLALTVACMTLAWGPLAQGSTFEWGFSGLTILGCAALALTLAAIAARGQLTLPNPWWPLFAALFLAWVWRSALTAPDVLAGERWAGIWTAVLGVAFSLTVLARSHRRQQIVLSTLLVTGGIAVTLALLQQRSMLIPGYSYLNGVPEKILTGPYFHPSHYSGYLITVAALCSTVLLNTRPGWHTLPILALAAGVQYTNLFTDGSSIPAVILAAGIPLLVWLWKIRPWVGVVLSAGAAAAAAWVVITLATPQGQQTFDAYKTRLGIDSQNLTGFLAGRADIHQFGRSMWHAHPQQGAGVGQWGTEFQWYRPEGKAGISATYVNYAHSDYLMILAELGTVGAALLTLTVLLAMYRRGWTVLSLSGAAILPVYLFTGLYDSHLSAIPGTMIGAFALILGARAATTPDVRIADETTPPPAGIDLHL; the protein is encoded by the coding sequence ATGACCGCCCCCACGGTCAGGTCACGACTGACCACCGCGCTGGAATGGCTGGCCCTCACCGTCGCCTGCATGACGCTGGCCTGGGGACCCCTGGCCCAGGGCTCCACGTTCGAGTGGGGGTTCAGCGGCCTGACCATCCTGGGATGCGCGGCCCTGGCCCTCACGCTGGCGGCCATCGCGGCGCGGGGACAGCTGACGCTACCCAACCCCTGGTGGCCTCTGTTCGCGGCCCTCTTCCTGGCGTGGGTGTGGCGCAGCGCCCTGACCGCACCGGACGTCCTGGCCGGAGAACGCTGGGCGGGTATCTGGACCGCCGTGCTGGGTGTGGCGTTCAGTCTGACCGTCCTGGCCCGGTCGCACCGCCGCCAGCAGATCGTGCTGAGCACCCTGCTCGTCACCGGTGGGATCGCCGTGACGCTGGCGCTCCTGCAGCAGCGGAGCATGCTCATCCCGGGGTACAGCTACCTCAACGGCGTCCCGGAGAAGATTCTGACCGGACCGTACTTCCACCCCAGTCACTACAGCGGGTACCTGATCACGGTCGCGGCCCTGTGCAGCACCGTCCTGCTGAACACCCGGCCCGGCTGGCATACCCTGCCCATCCTGGCACTGGCCGCCGGAGTTCAGTACACGAATCTGTTCACGGACGGCAGCAGCATCCCCGCCGTGATTCTCGCGGCCGGTATACCCCTGTTGGTGTGGCTGTGGAAGATACGCCCCTGGGTGGGCGTGGTCCTGAGTGCAGGTGCCGCCGCTGCCGCCGCGTGGGTCGTGATCACCCTAGCCACCCCGCAAGGCCAGCAGACCTTTGACGCGTACAAGACCCGCCTGGGGATCGACAGCCAAAACCTGACGGGCTTCCTGGCCGGAAGGGCCGATATCCACCAGTTCGGGCGGTCCATGTGGCACGCGCACCCGCAGCAGGGCGCAGGCGTCGGCCAGTGGGGCACGGAATTCCAGTGGTACCGCCCCGAGGGAAAAGCCGGGATCTCGGCCACCTACGTCAACTACGCGCACAGCGACTACCTGATGATCCTCGCGGAACTGGGCACCGTCGGCGCGGCCCTGCTGACCTTGACCGTCCTGCTGGCCATGTACCGGCGCGGCTGGACGGTCCTGAGCCTGAGCGGCGCGGCCATCCTGCCCGTGTACCTGTTCACGGGCCTGTACGACAGCCACCTGAGCGCCATTCCCGGCACCATGATCGGCGCCTTCGCCCTGATTCTGGGCGCACGCGCTGCCACCACGCCTGACGTCAGAATCGCCGATGAGACGACACCTCCGCCCGCAGGCATCGACCTGCATCTGTAG
- a CDS encoding GDP-L-fucose synthase family protein, translating to MSAGQVAHTGPLPRDARIYVAGDRGLVGGAIRRRLEADGFTNLITRRSAELDLRDQAAVRTFFREERPEYVFLAAAKVGGILANSTYPAQFLYDNLMIATNVIHAAHESGVRKLLNLGSSCIYPRMAPQPLKEEYLLTGPLEETNRAYAVAKIAAIELCDHYRAQYGADFISGMPTNLYGPGDNFDLKGSHVLPALMRKMVEAQEAGAAQVEVWGSGTPLREFLYVEDLAEACLYLMEQVSEPGPINIGTGEDLTIRELAELIADVVGFEGDLVFDASKPDGTPRKLMDVSKLTGLGWSARTGLREGIERTFAWFMQERAAGNIRS from the coding sequence ATGTCGGCCGGGCAGGTGGCGCACACCGGTCCGCTGCCGCGGGACGCGCGGATCTACGTGGCGGGCGACCGCGGCCTGGTGGGCGGCGCCATTCGGCGCCGCCTGGAGGCGGATGGATTCACGAACCTGATCACGCGGCGCAGTGCCGAGCTGGATCTGCGGGATCAGGCCGCGGTGCGGACGTTCTTCAGGGAAGAACGTCCGGAGTACGTGTTCCTGGCGGCGGCGAAGGTGGGGGGCATCCTGGCGAACAGCACGTACCCGGCGCAGTTCCTGTACGACAACCTGATGATCGCGACGAACGTGATTCACGCGGCGCACGAGTCGGGGGTGCGGAAACTGCTGAACCTGGGATCGAGTTGCATCTACCCGAGGATGGCGCCGCAACCCTTGAAAGAGGAGTACCTGCTGACGGGGCCGTTGGAGGAGACGAACCGGGCGTACGCGGTGGCGAAGATTGCGGCCATTGAGCTGTGTGATCATTACCGCGCGCAATATGGAGCGGACTTCATCAGTGGGATGCCGACGAACCTGTACGGGCCAGGGGATAACTTCGACCTGAAGGGCTCGCATGTGCTGCCGGCGTTGATGCGGAAGATGGTGGAGGCGCAGGAGGCCGGGGCGGCACAGGTGGAGGTGTGGGGGAGCGGGACGCCCCTGCGGGAGTTCCTGTACGTGGAGGACCTGGCTGAAGCCTGCCTGTACCTGATGGAACAAGTGTCGGAGCCTGGTCCGATCAACATTGGCACGGGTGAGGACCTGACCATTCGGGAATTGGCGGAACTGATCGCGGATGTGGTGGGATTTGAGGGGGACCTGGTGTTCGATGCGAGCAAGCCGGACGGCACGCCCCGGAAGCTGATGGATGTGTCGAAGTTGACTGGGTTGGGCTGGTCGGCGCGTACGGGGCTCCGCGAGGGGATCGAGCGGACGTTCGCGTGGTTCATGCAGGAGCGTGCGGCGGGCAACATCCGGTCCTGA
- the gmd gene encoding GDP-mannose 4,6-dehydratase, protein MKKALITGITGQDGSYLTELLIGKGYEVHGIIRRASTFNTDRIDHIYRDPHLADTRMFLHYGDLSDASGLRILIEKIQPDEVYNLGAQSHVKVSYDQPEYTADVVGLGTLRLLEAIRDYQDRTGKQVRFYQASSSEMFGAAQPPQGLHTPFHPRSPYAVAKVYSYWQTVNHREAFNMYACNGILFNHESPRRGETFVTRKITRAVGRIKMGLQDQLFLGNLDAKRDWGHARDYVEAMWMMLQQDAPRDYCIATGEAYSVREFAEKAFSQVGLNYEDYVQVDPRYFRPAEVDYLLGDATETNTVLGWTPRTSFDQLVTEMVEHDLELARQEKTLLDAGHQVALKGIGNT, encoded by the coding sequence ATGAAAAAAGCACTGATTACTGGAATTACCGGTCAGGACGGGTCGTACCTGACGGAACTGCTCATCGGCAAAGGGTACGAGGTTCACGGCATCATCCGCCGCGCCAGCACCTTCAACACCGACCGCATCGATCACATCTACCGCGACCCCCACCTCGCCGACACCCGCATGTTCCTGCACTACGGCGACCTCTCCGACGCCTCCGGTCTCCGCATCCTCATCGAGAAGATCCAGCCCGACGAGGTCTACAACCTCGGCGCGCAGTCCCACGTCAAGGTCAGTTACGACCAGCCCGAATACACCGCCGACGTCGTCGGCCTGGGCACCCTGCGCCTCCTCGAAGCCATCCGCGACTACCAGGACCGCACCGGCAAGCAGGTCCGCTTCTACCAGGCCAGCAGCAGCGAGATGTTCGGCGCCGCCCAGCCCCCCCAGGGCCTGCACACGCCCTTCCACCCCCGCAGCCCGTACGCCGTCGCGAAGGTCTACTCCTACTGGCAGACCGTCAACCACCGCGAAGCGTTCAACATGTACGCCTGCAACGGGATTCTTTTCAATCACGAGTCGCCCCGCCGCGGCGAGACGTTCGTCACCCGCAAAATCACCCGCGCGGTGGGCCGTATCAAAATGGGCCTGCAGGACCAGCTCTTCTTGGGCAACCTGGATGCCAAGCGCGACTGGGGTCACGCCCGTGACTACGTGGAAGCCATGTGGATGATGCTGCAGCAGGACGCCCCCCGGGACTACTGCATTGCCACTGGCGAGGCGTACAGCGTGCGTGAATTCGCCGAGAAGGCGTTCTCGCAGGTGGGCCTGAACTACGAGGACTACGTGCAGGTGGACCCCCGGTACTTCCGACCGGCGGAAGTCGATTACCTGCTCGGCGACGCCACGGAAACGAACACCGTGCTGGGCTGGACGCCCCGGACGAGCTTCGATCAACTGGTGACCGAGATGGTCGAGCATGACCTGGAACTGGCGCGGCAGGAGAAGACGCTGCTGGACGCGGGGCATCAGGTGGCGCTCAAAGGCATCGGGAACACCTGA
- a CDS encoding WecB/TagA/CpsF family glycosyltransferase, with amino-acid sequence MMRLSVLDTAVDVQTYHGAAELITSPAYLTGSRRVHAANVHMIMEGYDDPAFQQVIDTADLVVPDGVPLVWALKLQGQASASRVYGPALTLHVCAAAEKKGLPIGLYGGTPESLDAFQAFLHQRFPALEIACAISPPFRALSTEEDLAYTRQIKSSGARILFVGIGCPKQEWWMYRHRDQLPLVMLGVGAAFDFHSGKVKQAPPFLQRMGLEWLFRLAVEPKRLWKRYAKHNPRFAYLLARQLLRTRFLNAKREVKK; translated from the coding sequence ATGATGCGCCTCTCGGTCTTGGACACGGCCGTGGACGTGCAGACCTACCATGGAGCCGCCGAGCTGATCACGAGCCCGGCCTATCTGACGGGGAGCCGCCGAGTTCACGCTGCCAATGTCCACATGATCATGGAAGGCTATGACGACCCGGCCTTCCAGCAGGTGATCGATACAGCCGATCTGGTGGTGCCCGACGGAGTGCCTCTTGTTTGGGCTCTGAAACTGCAGGGGCAGGCGAGCGCCAGCCGCGTGTACGGCCCGGCTCTGACTTTGCACGTCTGCGCAGCGGCGGAGAAAAAAGGCCTGCCCATCGGCCTCTACGGCGGCACTCCCGAGAGCCTTGATGCATTTCAGGCGTTCTTGCATCAGCGCTTCCCAGCGCTGGAGATCGCCTGCGCTATCTCTCCACCATTCCGAGCCCTCAGCACCGAAGAAGATCTCGCATACACCCGGCAGATCAAATCCTCAGGCGCCAGAATATTGTTTGTCGGTATCGGCTGCCCCAAGCAGGAATGGTGGATGTACCGACACCGTGATCAGCTGCCGCTGGTGATGTTGGGAGTGGGCGCCGCTTTTGACTTTCATTCAGGTAAAGTAAAACAGGCGCCGCCGTTTCTGCAGCGGATGGGCCTCGAATGGTTGTTCCGGCTGGCCGTGGAACCAAAAAGACTCTGGAAACGGTATGCGAAGCACAACCCACGCTTTGCCTACCTACTGGCTCGTCAGCTGTTACGGACGCGATTTCTAAACGCAAAAAGAGAGGTCAAGAAATGA
- a CDS encoding NAD-dependent epimerase/dehydratase family protein: protein MKVLVTGGSGFIGQNLLQLFDQQQVDYLNLDQVPPSTYGLSRWKACDLSHYQELERLVNDYAPTHVVHLAAITNTLYNDLGYYYLDNVVATENLILICETLPIQRFVLTSTQFVVGPGQPHTSDTDFSPHTAYGESKVRCEQFLRAIDPPYDWTIIRPTNIWGPMHPRYPQEFWNIARRGLYVHPGIQPVIRSYGFVGNVVEQISTILRAERAAVNHKVFYVGDEPIDLYDWSNGFNLVLSGRKAPRVNTALVRYLALLGDGLGKLNITFPITSSRYRSMTMDYPTPMAETFKALGTPKYSLEEGIQLTAEWLKSEGWTLK, encoded by the coding sequence ATGAAAGTACTGGTCACTGGAGGTTCAGGGTTCATCGGCCAAAATTTGCTTCAGCTGTTCGACCAGCAGCAAGTCGACTACCTGAATCTCGATCAGGTGCCGCCCTCCACGTATGGTCTGAGCCGCTGGAAAGCCTGCGACCTCTCGCATTATCAGGAACTCGAACGGCTCGTCAATGACTATGCCCCGACCCACGTCGTGCACCTCGCCGCCATTACCAACACCCTCTACAACGACCTCGGCTACTACTATCTCGACAACGTCGTCGCAACTGAGAACCTCATCCTGATCTGCGAGACCCTGCCGATCCAGCGCTTCGTGCTCACATCCACCCAGTTCGTCGTGGGGCCCGGCCAACCCCACACCTCGGACACAGACTTCTCCCCCCACACCGCATACGGTGAGAGCAAAGTACGCTGCGAGCAATTCCTGCGTGCCATTGACCCCCCGTATGACTGGACCATTATTCGGCCTACCAACATCTGGGGGCCGATGCACCCGCGGTACCCCCAGGAATTCTGGAACATTGCTCGCCGAGGCCTCTACGTTCACCCCGGTATTCAACCGGTGATCCGCTCATATGGCTTTGTCGGTAACGTTGTCGAGCAGATTTCCACTATATTGCGTGCTGAGCGCGCCGCCGTGAATCACAAGGTCTTCTATGTCGGGGACGAACCCATCGACCTCTACGACTGGTCTAACGGATTTAATCTGGTGCTCAGCGGCCGGAAGGCGCCCCGTGTGAATACTGCCCTAGTCCGGTACTTGGCTCTGCTCGGCGACGGCCTCGGTAAACTCAACATCACTTTCCCTATCACGTCCAGCCGCTACCGCAGTATGACCATGGACTACCCGACGCCGATGGCTGAGACGTTTAAAGCGCTGGGAACGCCGAAGTATAGTCTTGAAGAAGGCATCCAACTCACAGCTGAGTGGTTAAAATCTGAAGGCTGGACGTTGAAATGA
- a CDS encoding glycosyltransferase family 4 protein has product MIKKMLDHPYQAAILHHAPMNFTKGMDGMGRVSAGKILEVVAVIFRVMKLKLKTRADILYYPPSGPNLFPILRDAVILSALRPFFKKTIFHFHASGSSLLVARLPGGLRRWVNRAFYQPLVGIRTSHSGINDSQYFHALQDAVVYYGVEAPNDSSGWSAADQQREDPVRLSYMSVVKESKGIFDLLAALTLLKAQGVRFSLQVAGEFDSAATRERFDQQVQVDELSEFIQVLGPLDGDEKRRFFLTTDIFCFPTFFEAESFGIVAIEAMAYGIPVVATRWRSLPEIVGDDVQGILVEANAPSELAAAIARLANDEALRVRLGRGGAAKFRAQFSIATFHHQMDTVFRQVGEM; this is encoded by the coding sequence ATGATCAAGAAGATGCTGGATCATCCTTACCAAGCAGCCATACTCCATCATGCGCCCATGAACTTCACGAAGGGGATGGACGGCATGGGTAGAGTAAGCGCCGGAAAAATCCTTGAGGTTGTGGCGGTCATTTTCAGAGTGATGAAATTGAAATTAAAGACGCGAGCCGATATTCTTTATTACCCGCCCAGCGGTCCGAACTTATTTCCCATCCTACGGGATGCGGTGATTCTCAGTGCCCTGAGACCGTTCTTCAAAAAGACCATCTTTCATTTTCACGCCAGTGGTTCCTCCCTTCTCGTCGCTCGACTGCCCGGTGGATTGAGAAGATGGGTAAACAGAGCATTCTATCAGCCGTTGGTTGGCATTCGCACATCTCACTCGGGTATCAATGACAGTCAGTATTTTCACGCCCTTCAGGATGCCGTCGTCTACTACGGAGTGGAGGCGCCCAACGATTCAAGTGGTTGGTCCGCCGCTGATCAGCAGAGGGAGGATCCTGTACGCCTGTCCTATATGTCCGTCGTCAAAGAATCGAAGGGGATCTTTGATCTACTGGCGGCTCTGACCCTTCTTAAAGCACAGGGCGTCCGCTTTTCCCTGCAGGTCGCTGGGGAATTCGATTCGGCCGCGACACGGGAACGGTTTGATCAGCAAGTCCAAGTGGATGAATTGAGTGAGTTCATTCAGGTGCTCGGCCCTCTTGACGGTGACGAGAAGCGTCGTTTTTTCCTGACCACCGACATCTTCTGCTTTCCGACCTTCTTTGAGGCCGAGTCCTTCGGAATCGTGGCCATTGAGGCGATGGCCTACGGAATCCCCGTGGTTGCCACCCGCTGGCGCAGCCTGCCCGAAATTGTTGGTGACGACGTGCAGGGCATACTGGTCGAGGCCAATGCGCCTTCGGAACTCGCCGCCGCCATCGCTCGCCTAGCAAACGACGAAGCTCTGCGCGTTCGCCTGGGCCGGGGCGGCGCCGCAAAATTTCGAGCTCAGTTTAGTATCGCCACGTTTCATCACCAGATGGACACCGTCTTCCGACAAGTGGGTGAGATGTAA
- a CDS encoding serine O-acetyltransferase gives MLVLFLFRIASIIAALKRKGNPFWLIGIPFLIFYRIVVEWLLGIELPPHTSVGHGLKIEHGHALVINDQSHIGENVTLRHSTTIGCKVDRNGVRSRSPRIENNVDVGSNVVILGDIQIGHHAVIGAGSVVVRDIPPYAVAVGNPARVIRGDLHD, from the coding sequence ATGCTTGTTCTCTTTTTATTTCGCATCGCTTCTATCATCGCTGCTCTTAAAAGAAAAGGCAATCCATTTTGGCTTATCGGAATACCCTTCCTCATTTTTTACCGCATTGTGGTCGAATGGTTGCTTGGGATCGAGCTTCCACCACATACGTCTGTTGGTCATGGACTAAAAATAGAACACGGTCATGCGCTCGTGATCAATGATCAATCCCATATTGGCGAGAACGTGACATTGCGGCATTCAACAACCATTGGGTGTAAGGTTGATCGTAATGGTGTCAGATCGCGTAGTCCCAGAATCGAGAATAACGTCGATGTTGGGTCCAATGTCGTTATTCTTGGTGATATTCAAATTGGACATCATGCTGTCATCGGCGCAGGTTCGGTCGTCGTCAGAGACATTCCACCATACGCCGTGGCGGTTGGCAATCCTGCACGTGTGATCAGGGGAGATTTGCATGACTAA
- a CDS encoding glycosyltransferase family 2 protein → MNKSLKISVVTPSYNQSQFIESTIISVISQDYDNVEYIIIDGGSDDGTMEIIEKYADKISYYVSERDNGQTHAIKKGFDRASGDILCWLNSDDILEPHTLSAIADYFALYPERDFVYGNATWIDGTGKTLYRRREIPFVRWLWYYAYNYIPQPSAFWRRNIYEAVGGIDENFSLAMDTDLFSRMSNKVKIYHLPRFMSQFRVHGQQRSTVQRKKLEAEAQKIMDREFRRHVSHIEKSIGGFLARSIRIIVRTLIYRSR, encoded by the coding sequence ATGAATAAATCTCTAAAAATAAGCGTGGTGACCCCATCATACAACCAATCGCAATTTATTGAATCCACTATTATTAGTGTGATCAGCCAGGATTATGATAATGTTGAATACATTATAATAGACGGAGGTTCAGATGATGGAACAATGGAGATCATTGAGAAGTACGCCGATAAAATCTCATACTATGTTTCGGAAAGAGATAATGGGCAAACTCATGCTATTAAAAAAGGCTTTGATCGCGCTTCTGGTGATATATTGTGCTGGTTGAACAGTGATGATATTCTGGAGCCGCACACACTATCTGCAATTGCAGATTACTTCGCTCTTTATCCCGAGAGAGATTTTGTCTATGGAAATGCCACATGGATCGATGGAACGGGCAAAACGCTCTACAGGAGAAGGGAAATCCCTTTTGTTAGATGGCTTTGGTACTACGCATATAATTATATTCCTCAACCATCTGCTTTCTGGCGAAGAAATATTTACGAGGCGGTAGGTGGAATTGACGAAAATTTTTCGCTAGCAATGGATACTGATCTTTTTTCAAGGATGTCAAATAAAGTCAAAATATATCATCTGCCTCGCTTTATGAGCCAATTCAGGGTTCATGGTCAGCAGAGAAGTACCGTACAGCGCAAAAAACTGGAAGCAGAGGCTCAAAAGATCATGGATCGCGAATTTAGACGTCATGTTAGTCATATTGAGAAGAGTATTGGTGGTTTCCTGGCGAGATCGATACGGATAATTGTCAGAACTTTGATATATAGGAGTCGATGA
- a CDS encoding O-antigen ligase family protein, with protein MIGLIFPFISSRKVTIPIVKILYAVSLLMCILAIFYNGLLGFNYMTHERIFIASFVYSIPKLKKKKRLSYFGFLVFGAVILLDPRTTSLIAFVITIALTLLLERTASQRFIFLSSVSAGISVIFITYVVDWIKNINSNFKQATGGTDNNVFREGMISVGLQKYSESPVFGSFFKYGGAYEPPQVVYINSSTVANILPLHNDYLEIMVSGGIIGLVLFLICFFLPVVNYLNNRDYIFNEEKIAGDSLFISVIIGATTIAFNPVMNSSRSGFMLTVLSAVLLYISGISARRGRFVLSKS; from the coding sequence ATGATTGGACTGATCTTCCCATTCATATCTAGTAGAAAAGTGACCATTCCAATAGTTAAAATCCTTTATGCCGTTTCGCTTTTAATGTGTATTTTGGCAATTTTTTACAATGGACTTCTGGGATTTAATTATATGACCCACGAAAGAATATTTATCGCCTCGTTTGTGTATTCAATTCCGAAACTCAAGAAAAAGAAAAGATTGTCGTATTTCGGGTTTCTCGTTTTTGGGGCTGTTATTTTGCTTGATCCCAGAACAACCAGTCTCATCGCTTTTGTAATCACCATTGCGTTGACTTTACTTCTAGAGAGAACCGCAAGTCAGCGTTTTATCTTTCTTTCTTCAGTTTCGGCAGGAATATCTGTTATTTTTATAACATACGTTGTAGACTGGATCAAAAATATCAATTCCAATTTCAAGCAAGCAACAGGTGGTACTGATAACAATGTTTTCCGTGAAGGCATGATCAGCGTTGGGTTGCAGAAGTATTCTGAATCACCAGTATTTGGAAGTTTTTTTAAATACGGAGGTGCTTACGAGCCTCCGCAGGTCGTTTACATAAACAGTAGTACGGTTGCAAACATCCTTCCGCTCCATAATGACTATCTAGAAATTATGGTATCGGGTGGAATAATCGGATTAGTTTTATTTTTAATTTGCTTCTTTTTGCCTGTTGTAAATTATCTAAATAATAGAGACTATATCTTCAACGAAGAAAAAATTGCTGGAGATTCCCTATTTATCTCTGTGATTATTGGTGCAACCACTATCGCGTTCAATCCAGTAATGAATAGTTCGCGCTCAGGTTTTATGCTGACTGTGTTAAGTGCCGTTCTCCTATATATATCGGGTATATCTGCAAGAAGAGGCAGATTTGTCCTTAGTAAATCGTAA
- the rfaE2 gene encoding D-glycero-beta-D-manno-heptose 1-phosphate adenylyltransferase, with protein MNFTDTSRLLQALNDGFGQPRVVVVGDLMLDHYLIGNVERVSPEAPIPVVHLHREKWVLGGAGNVAANLRGLGAQVTLCGVVGEDLEARRIAELLNEQQIQAELLTVNEVPSIVKTRILGENHHIVRVDREAPLSPGDWQEAFVDRVFAALDGADAMLLSDYGKGVLSPEVCRRLIEACRERHCPVMVDPKGRDFGKYRGASVVTPNVKELLTVTGRQAADEVSLIDQAREVLNVNGVGAVLLTRGAEGMSFITADTHVYQRATAQTVFDVSGAGDTVVAAATLMLIGGFAWSDILGLANLAASLVISKPGTVAIDRQDLLQHFTAHTASLLSHERKIVSAQAAAASLDQARREGRRVVFTNGCFDLLHPGHLKLLEQARHHGDVLVVGINSDTSVQRLKGPLRPMNNEQDRAAMLSGLEAVDHVVIFEEDNPLALIERLQPDVLIKGGDYQLEDIVGSHEVMRRGGEVKTIPMKEGYSSTQLINRIAERMHGV; from the coding sequence ATGAACTTCACGGACACTTCCCGTTTGCTGCAAGCCCTGAATGATGGGTTTGGACAGCCCCGGGTGGTAGTGGTCGGCGACCTGATGCTCGACCACTATCTGATCGGGAATGTCGAGCGTGTCTCGCCGGAAGCGCCGATCCCGGTGGTGCATCTACATCGGGAGAAGTGGGTGCTCGGTGGCGCTGGCAACGTTGCCGCCAACCTTCGTGGCTTGGGAGCCCAAGTCACGCTGTGCGGCGTGGTGGGAGAGGATCTCGAAGCGCGGCGCATCGCAGAGCTGCTCAACGAGCAGCAGATCCAGGCTGAGCTTCTGACTGTCAATGAGGTGCCCTCGATCGTCAAGACGCGCATCCTTGGTGAGAATCACCATATCGTGCGGGTCGACCGGGAAGCACCGCTCAGCCCGGGTGATTGGCAGGAGGCGTTTGTCGATCGGGTTTTCGCTGCGCTTGACGGCGCGGACGCGATGCTACTCTCAGACTACGGCAAGGGGGTTCTGAGCCCCGAAGTTTGCCGCCGCCTGATCGAAGCGTGCCGCGAGCGTCACTGCCCAGTCATGGTTGATCCTAAGGGACGAGATTTCGGGAAGTACCGCGGCGCCTCCGTCGTCACTCCCAACGTCAAGGAGCTCCTGACCGTGACGGGTCGCCAAGCGGCCGATGAGGTGTCACTGATCGACCAGGCCCGCGAGGTACTGAATGTCAATGGCGTCGGGGCAGTGCTGCTGACCCGCGGCGCTGAGGGCATGTCGTTTATCACCGCCGACACCCACGTCTATCAGCGGGCCACGGCTCAGACCGTCTTCGACGTTTCGGGCGCCGGGGATACCGTGGTGGCTGCCGCGACTCTGATGCTGATTGGGGGCTTCGCGTGGTCTGACATTCTTGGGTTGGCGAACCTGGCGGCGAGTCTGGTGATTTCCAAACCGGGTACGGTGGCGATTGACCGTCAGGACCTCTTACAGCACTTTACGGCCCATACCGCTTCGTTGCTGTCGCATGAACGCAAGATCGTCTCCGCTCAGGCGGCCGCTGCATCGCTCGATCAGGCGCGGCGCGAGGGCCGCCGGGTGGTGTTCACGAATGGTTGCTTCGATCTATTGCATCCTGGCCATCTCAAATTGCTTGAGCAGGCGCGTCACCATGGGGATGTGCTGGTGGTCGGCATCAACTCGGACACTTCGGTGCAGAGGCTGAAAGGTCCTCTGCGTCCGATGAACAACGAGCAGGATCGGGCGGCGATGCTGAGTGGGTTGGAGGCGGTGGATCACGTGGTGATCTTCGAGGAGGATAATCCTCTCGCCCTGATTGAGCGACTGCAGCCGGATGTGTTGATCAAAGGCGGTGACTATCAACTTGAAGATATCGTCGGCTCGCATGAGGTAATGCGTAGAGGTGGCGAGGTTAAAACTATACCGATGAAGGAAGGGTACTCTTCAACGCAACTGATCAATAGAATAGCTGAGCGAATGCATGGTGTTTAA